A part of Deinococcus sp. QL22 genomic DNA contains:
- a CDS encoding diguanylate cyclase encodes MTSSVREVQHSAVLAGLPDAVITTDPHHRILVFNQAAERLFGIDAVYVIGTSLYEFIPVLQDEASPQTAVRADGETFFAEISRSEVIVAGKRLVTLVVRDVSAQRQAEQALRDSEERFRTTFDQAAVGIAHIQLDGHWLSVNDKLCEIVGYTPAELVELTFQDITHPDDLEADLALVGQLLRGEIRTYSLHKRYLRKGGEQIWINLTVALVHAEDGSPRYFISVIEDIGEIKAAEAALRAARDELESRVEERTAELQSLSVQLQLQITELERRNAESRMLGELSEMLQACVSIEEAQDVVAHHASQLFPFAAGALYAFGPSKNMLEEAVTWNGAINASPLFTPVECWGLRRGRAFVSAAASGLHCAHVAGDHPTLCVPLLAQSETVGLFHLVSVDGRPFLEHTQRLAQMVAETVALAFMNLRLKETLRQQSIRDALTGLFNRRYLEETFERELRRATRYSHPIGVVMLDVDHFKQFNDTYGHEAGDALLQELGSVLKTSIRGEDVACRYGGEEFALLLPGANLEQTVKRAEAVREAGERMQVTSRGQRLGTVTLSLGVAAFPQHAGTLSDLLRAADFALYRAKQEGRNRTLAATAP; translated from the coding sequence ATGACCAGTTCTGTCCGCGAAGTTCAGCACTCGGCCGTTTTAGCTGGCCTCCCCGACGCCGTGATCACCACTGACCCTCACCACCGCATTCTGGTGTTCAACCAAGCCGCTGAACGCCTGTTTGGGATTGACGCGGTCTATGTCATCGGCACGTCTCTTTATGAGTTCATTCCAGTTCTGCAAGACGAAGCGTCTCCTCAGACAGCGGTTCGGGCAGATGGGGAGACGTTTTTCGCCGAGATCAGCCGCTCTGAAGTGATTGTGGCTGGAAAGCGCTTGGTCACCCTCGTCGTGCGCGACGTCAGTGCACAGCGTCAAGCGGAGCAGGCCTTGCGGGACAGCGAGGAACGCTTCCGCACCACCTTCGATCAAGCGGCCGTCGGCATCGCCCATATCCAACTTGACGGGCACTGGCTGAGCGTCAACGATAAGCTCTGTGAGATTGTCGGTTACACTCCAGCAGAACTGGTTGAACTCACGTTTCAGGACATCACTCACCCCGACGACTTGGAAGCAGACCTCGCGCTGGTGGGTCAATTGCTCCGGGGCGAAATCCGCACTTACTCGCTGCACAAACGCTATCTCCGCAAAGGGGGCGAGCAGATCTGGATCAACCTGACTGTCGCGCTGGTGCACGCAGAAGACGGCAGCCCACGCTACTTTATCTCCGTGATTGAGGACATCGGCGAGATCAAAGCCGCTGAAGCGGCTCTGAGAGCCGCCCGTGACGAACTGGAGAGCCGAGTCGAAGAGCGCACGGCCGAGTTACAGTCCCTGAGTGTGCAACTCCAGCTGCAGATCACCGAGCTCGAACGGCGAAATGCGGAATCGAGGATGCTCGGCGAGCTGAGCGAAATGCTTCAAGCCTGCGTGAGTATCGAGGAAGCTCAGGACGTGGTGGCCCATCATGCCTCTCAACTCTTCCCGTTCGCGGCTGGCGCACTGTATGCCTTTGGCCCTTCCAAAAACATGCTGGAAGAAGCGGTGACCTGGAATGGAGCGATCAACGCTTCACCACTGTTTACGCCCGTGGAATGCTGGGGCTTGCGGCGAGGAAGAGCTTTCGTGAGCGCCGCAGCATCTGGCCTTCACTGCGCCCACGTGGCAGGTGACCACCCGACGTTGTGTGTGCCCCTCCTGGCCCAAAGTGAAACCGTCGGCCTGTTTCATTTGGTCTCGGTCGATGGCCGCCCCTTCCTAGAGCACACCCAACGTCTGGCGCAAATGGTTGCGGAAACCGTCGCACTGGCGTTTATGAATCTACGGCTGAAGGAAACGCTCCGCCAGCAATCCATCCGCGACGCGCTGACCGGGCTCTTCAACCGCCGTTACTTGGAAGAAACCTTCGAGCGTGAACTGCGCCGGGCCACCCGCTACAGCCATCCGATTGGCGTCGTCATGCTCGACGTCGATCACTTTAAGCAGTTCAATGATACCTATGGTCATGAGGCCGGGGACGCCCTGCTGCAAGAGCTCGGCAGCGTACTAAAAACGAGTATTCGGGGTGAGGACGTCGCCTGCCGGTACGGTGGAGAGGAATTCGCTCTACTGTTGCCCGGTGCCAACCTCGAACAAACCGTCAAACGGGCCGAAGCGGTTCGGGAAGCAGGGGAACGGATGCAAGTCACGTCCCGGGGTCAGCGCCTCGGCACGGTGACGCTTTCGCTGGGTGTGGCGGCGTTTCCACAGCATGCGGGAACGCTGAGCGACCTCTTGCGTGCCGCTGATTTTGCCTTATACCGGGCCAAACAGGAGGGCCGCAACCGCACCTTGGCGGCCACTGCGCCCTGA
- a CDS encoding EAL domain-containing protein: MILAGAFGLVTVAEGVETAQQARTLQTLGCDHLQGYWFGRPEPLQPCHPPAPTDITENIQS, translated from the coding sequence GTGATCCTGGCCGGTGCCTTTGGTCTGGTGACTGTGGCTGAGGGGGTTGAAACGGCACAGCAGGCCAGGACACTTCAGACGTTGGGGTGCGACCACCTGCAAGGCTACTGGTTTGGTCGTCCTGAACCTCTCCAGCCGTGTCACCCGCCCGCCCCGACAGACATCACAGAGAACATACAGTCATGA